The DNA segment ACGCGCGGCTCAAAAGTTAAAATTTGAGATTTTAAATCGCGCTTTAGAGCCAAAAGCTCGCTTAGCGTCATTTTTTTGTCGATATATCTATCTAGTCCAAACGTCGGGCGCAGGGTTTTGGTTAGTTTTGAAGTTTTGCAAATGCGCCTGATACTTTCAAATTCGCTTATTTGATACATCGTTCATCCTAGAAAAATAAGGCGGCGAAAAGGACAAAACGCCGCCTTACGGCTTTAACGAGGACATAATATAAAAATTGGGCTAGAATTTATACAAGGGGATTTCTTACTTCTCGCGCGAATAAAAATCCGCGCTGCGACGAGGAGCGTAAACGCTCCCTCGACCCACCTAAAGATATGCGTTTCGCTACTCGCGAAACAAAATTTAAAGGATTAATGCGAGTGATTTGGCGTATTTCCGCCGTCGTCGATGATCGTTCCGGTAGCGTGAATGTTGCCTTTAACGTTCAAATTTCCGTTTAATGTCACGTCGGCCTTTATCGTAATGCGATCGGCGATTATATTGATGAGTTTTGGAGATAAAATTTCAAGAGTAGAGCTTGACGTGTCGTAGCTTATTATCGTGCCATCCTCATATTGCGTTATCTCTTTAGTTTGGGAGCTTCCTTCAGGCTCGCGGCATCCCTGATTGAAGATCGCACCCACGGCGTATTTAAGCCCGCCGTCTCTTAGTTGATGGACGATTGCCTGCTCCCCTACTCGCGGCGGCGAAAACGTGCGTTTAAATGAGTTCGCATTTTGGACGTAGGGGATGAGCTTTGTTTTCGTGCCTAGGTATTCGACCCTTACCAGGCTTTTATTTTCGCTCACTTCGCAGATCGTGCCGATATATTGCATCAAACGCTCCAAAGCTGCGTATGATAAACGAAACTTAGCCTTAGCTCGGTCATAACGTAGTCCTTATCCAAAACCTCAATATTTGAGCGATTGACGGCGTTAAGCTCCATAAAATTAAATTTACCTTCAAAACTCTTTAGTCTATCTAGCACTTTTAAAAGCAGCTCGTCGTTTTTGCTATAAGATGAAGCGATCAAATTTATGCTCACGCTTAGCTCGTGCTTGATCCGCTCAAAGCTCACCGCTTCCACTGCGTCGTCGGTGTCTTTTATGATGATTAACGGCAGATTGTCTTTGTCAAATACGTAAATTTCAAAAACCTCAACGTTAAAATTTAGGGCATCCAAATGCTTTTTTAAGGCATCCAAGATTTGCGCCCGGATATTTTGAGGTGGCGGAGGCGTGTTGCTTTGGATTGGAACTTGTAGCTCTTCTATAAAATATTTTTTTGACATCAAATTTCTCTCAAAAATAGTCTTTTTAGCACTTGACTTTCGAGCACGCTTTTCGTGATCTCGTATCTAGCGCCTAGTATCTCAATCTCGTCTTTTAATCTTAGATTTTTCGCATCTTCAAGCGTGATTAGGGCGGTTATCTCCGTGCCTACCGCCCCGTTTTCGTAAATCACCTTAGAGTTTGCGTTAAAATGGCATTTGATGAGCTTGTCCGTTCTCATGCATTTCAAATTTATGCCAAAGCTTTGATTTAAGATGCCCTTGACGTCGTTTCTCACCATATCTAGATCAATCATTTATATTGCCGTTTTCGTCAAGTCCTCTGGCGTTAGCATCTTTGTCGCCCTCAGGCGGCTTTTTGTCGTCTTTTTTGGCCTCTTTGCCTTTGTTGGACGCTGATTTTTTAGCTTCTTTTTCGCTGTCGTCTGTGCTTTTCTTTTCCTCTTTGCCATCGTAAGGCGCGATCGCTCCGATGGTTTGCATGCGTGCGATAAAATTTCTATCCGTTCCATCCGGTAGCTCGATAATGTCGCCCTCTTCGCAAAAATCAACGCCGATTAACGTGGCGTATAAAACTATATATTTGCTCATTTTTTACCTTTCTTTTTTACTTTGCAGGCGAGCCGAGCCCGCCTTTACACTAAATTTAAGCAGATGTTTTTGAGATGGCAAAGCTCTTCTCGCGCGCTAGCTTTGCGTCGATGTCGTAAAATGCCTGGAGCAAGACGTTTCCGCCCTCTTGCATTAGCGGCAGGATTTCAAGCGATCCAAACGCTCCGATCCAAATATCCTCAAAGTTTCCAAAGATCACGTCGCCGGCTTTTAAGTTGTTGTTTTTGTAGTAGGCGTATCCTTGAAGATCATTGTCTCCGACGTCGATCAGCATGCGCTCGTTACTATTGCCGCGCTTGGTGCTTCGTAGCTTGCTAATGTCCGTTCCGTTGATAAAAAACTTCGAGTGCTCGGTATCAAGCCCGGCTGCGTCTAGCTTATCGCCAAAGGCCAAGGTAAGCTCCAAAGTAGGAGCAGTCATATATCCGGTCACGGTTGGCACTCCGCTTGTGGCAAATAGCCCTTTTACGACTCCGTTGCCGTAAAGTAGCGTCTGCTCTATCTTTTTGCGGATCGCATCTTTTAGTTTTTTAAACGCAAAGCTTTCAAGCTCGAATGCGCTCATATTTAGCATCGTTCTAGTGATGACGATATTTGCGTTTAGTGTATGCGGGCTTAAAGCGATGCTATCAAAGGTTAGATTTTCGGCGGCGCGTCTTTTGCCCTCCTCGACGAAGTCGGCGGTAATGCTAGACGTATCGCGCGGGATAGTCAAATTTGCGCTTAAATTCGGTAGCCACGTGCAAAAATTTAGTAGTTTGCTGTCTTGCTTTAGTTGCTCGATGAGCAAATCGCCGCGATATTCTCTATTTACCGCGTCGGCTGCCGTCGTCGTGCTTGTTACTCCGTCGGCGAAATTTGCTATAAACTCGTCCGGCAATGCAAAACGCCCGATCTCTTTGCCTCTGTATTCCATCTCACGCGACAAATCGACATTTCTATCTACGGCTGATTTGATGACGTTTGCGAGGCTAAAGCACGCGCTATTATCTCTTTTTGAGAGGATATTTACGGTTTTTATCTCGCTTTTAGCGTTTAGTTCAGCCATTTCTTTGCTGAATTCGGCGTAACTCTTACCTGCGCTTATCGCAGCGAGCGCCTCTTTTTCGCGGCCTAAAATATGGGCTAGCTCAATAATGTTTGCCCTAGTCTCTTCGCTTGATCTTACTTGCTCGTTTAGTTTCGCAAGCTCGCCAGCGCTTGGCGTTGCGGCTAGTTTTGCGCCCTCTTGCGGCGCTGCTTGTTCGTTCATTGGCATTTTCTCTCCTTTTGGTTGATTAAATTTTGATATTTTTGCGTTAGGGTCAGCTCCTTGCCAAACGGCCGAGAGCTCCGTTATCTCGCCCTCATAAATTTGGTAATGTTCCACCCCTTCTATTTTGTCCATTTCTTTTATTTTGTAATTTCCAAATCCAACGCTCACGCTATCGCTAAGCCCGGCTTTATATTTCGCGTAAGCTTCTTTTGAGCTAGCCACCTCATCGCTAAATTTAACCTTGGCCTTAAAATCTCCGTTTTCAAATTTAGTATCGATTATCGCGCCAATTGCATTTGCAAACGTGGGGTCATGGTCTAAATAAAGCGTTTTTGCGTTAAATTTAACCCTGCTAGTATCCACGCTTAGATAATATTCGTCGCCCCAAAAACTAACTCTTTTATGTAGATTGTTTTTTGAGAGCGCGATAAAGCTAATGGTTTTTGCTTCGTCGTCAAACGCCGCATTTTTGCCTAAATTTACGCTAAAATTGCGTGCGTCTTTTAAAATATTCTCATTCACGGCCGCTATTTCCTTTCCTGATTTTTTCTATTTCTTGCAGTTTTTGCACGATTTGCTTCTCCTTTTCCAGCTCGTCGAGATATGTGTCGTATTCGATCCCTTTTTCTCTCAAAACCTCGATGCGCGTTTTAAATCCGCACTCGATCGCTTTGGCATTAGCGCTCACTTCTTTATTTGGATCGATATATTCCCATCCTTGAGGTTTAAAGCTAAAATGATCTAAAATTTCGCCGTATTCTTTGGGCGATATTCTGTTCATCAAAAGCTCTATTTTTAGCCACTCTTTAAAGATGGCGTTGTGCATTTTGCGGCGGAGGAAATTTTGCACGCGTTTAAAGCCCCTTCGCTCGCTCGTCGTGCCTTGACGGATCGAGCTGTAATTTACCTCGCGCAAATCGCCCGTAAGCGTGGCGTAGCTGATGCCTAGCGATCGCGCCACTTCTTGGTTGGTGCTTTTTAGGAAAAACTCGATATTGGTCGGGTTGTGCGGATCGATAAATTTAGGCTCGATGCCCGCGTCCAAATACCTCATCGTGCCAGTTTCCACGTTTTCGGGCAGGTCTATTTTGGCGCTTTCGTTCGTTAGCTCGCCCGTTTCTTCGTCAAACTCCGGAGCGATCCCGCCTATGCCGCCCTCGTCTTTTTGCGTATAAAATCCCGTCATTTCGCTAGCAAGGCGCGCGCGGTTTAACTCGGCTTTTTTAAATTTATCTTTTTGGTGTATGTCAAAAATCGCCGTGGCTAGCTTTGAGTTGCCGCGCGTTTGCTCGGCGATCATCGGTTTTCTTATGTGGATTACGTCTTTTGCTTCGATGCCGATGCGCTCGTTATGGTCTCTTTTTACGAAATACCTCACCGGCGTAAGGCTAAATTTGCTCTGTTTTTCTATGCCGTAAAATATAAATTTACTCTCGTCGGTGTAGTCGCTGTCGATACTCTCGGCGCTTATTAGCTCCATTTTGAGCGTTTCGCCCCGCACGAGCCTGATAAATGCCTCGCCGTCTCTGTAAAGCGCGTTTAGCGTTAGCTCTTCGTAGTCCTCAAAATCATAAACGCCGTAAACGCAGCAGTTTTCCTGCCATCTCCAAAACGCGTTTTGAATTTTGGTGTTTAGATCTTTATTTTTGGTTGCGATGTCGAGGATAAATCCCTGCTCGCCCAAAACCTCGCTATCTATCATGTCGAAAAAACCGCTAGCAAGACTTACGGCAGTGCTTATGCTGCGCGCTTGATGGCGTAAAATTTTATTCGCGCGATCGGGTTCGATATTTCTAACTAGCCGGCTAAGCTCGCCTTGGTTGATCTCGGGGGCTTCGATGCTAGGGTATCTAAACATCTGCACCTTAGCCTTGGGCTTAAAAAATCCGCTCTTGCCTTTGGGTTGCTTTTTAGAAAAAAGGTTAAAAAATTTCATCAATATTTACCACTAAAAACGTATTTAACGTTTGTTTTGCTTGCTCTCATATCTTTTATTAAAAGCGACTTTATGCGCCTTAACTCGTCTATTAGCTCGAGAGGCGAGCGTTTTACTATTCTTACGTTGTCGATTTCGTATTCTTTGATTTCGACGCCGTTGCTTAAATTTAATATGACCGCGTCGATTGCTTCGTTTATTTTTACGATTTTCTCTCTCGGTTTTATGGCGTGCTCCTTGTTGGTTGCAAAGCCGAGCCGAGATGCGGCAGGGCGTTTTCCAGCTACGCTTCGCTACGCGCTAGAAATCCCCCTCGCTCTGCTCGGGTCGCGTTGCTGATTTTGCATAAGCGTCATATTATCAAAGTGGCTTTTTGGTTTATACAAGGGATTTTTAATAATACTTGTGTATAATACACAATATAAGGTTTAAAAAATGAGCAAAAAAAATAAATTATTAAAAGAGCTTGAAAATAACCCGACTAACGTAAGATTTGAAGTCCTAGAAAAGCTTTTGCGAGATAACGGATTTGAGCTAAAAAGTATCAAAGGATCTCATCATAGCTTTTCAAACGGTAAGCTACTGATAACGCTACCTTATCACAAGCCTATGAAAATTTTCTACGTAAAAGCGGTTTTGAAAGCTACTAAAGGAGAGTAAAATGAAAAAAGATCTAGATTATTACTTAAATTTACCGTATAAAATAGAGTTAAAAAAAATCCCACAAAGCGAAGGCGGGGGATGGGGCGCGTTTATGCCTGAATTTAACGGCGTAGCATTTTTTTACGGTGACGGAGAGAGCAAAAACGAGGCCTTGGATGAGCTTGACGCGGCGTTTAGGGCTACTTTGGAAGCTTTACTCGAAAGCGGCGCGACAATACCCGAGCCAGCTAGCGAAGAAAAACGCGTGCGCGTAAACGTAAATTTGCCTAAATCCCTGCTTGAGGCGATCGACAAAGTAAGCTCCAATCGCTCTAAATTTCTAACCGATGCGGCAAATTTAAAGCTAGCGAGGTTGGTTTAAATTTAAGCGTATTGCTTGTAAATTTTAGATTCTTTAAGCTCTTTTAGCGTTTCTTCTATCTCGTAGTTTAGCGCGTTTTGCGTCTCGTCGCTTAAATTTACGCGCATTTTTATTTTATTAGGGAGATTATAAAGCCTATTTGATAGCGTCGAGGCTATATCGCTCAGATCCTTTTCGAGCTTAAAAATTGGCACTACTTCGCCCTTTTTTTCGGCCAAAATTAGCTTTTTTATCTCAGCGTCGGCAAATTCCTTCTGCGCTCTAGCTTCGGTTAGCCCGTAGGTGCTCGTAGCGTTTGCTATTTTATACTCGATATAGCTTTGGACGCACTCTTTTAGATCCCATTTATTGCGCCCGATCTTGGTTATCACACCCTCGTTTTCTAAGTCTTGGATGCGGCGCTGCGTGAGAGATAAAATATCGCTTAGCTCTTTAGTCGTCACGTCCATTTTAACTCCTTAGCGCATGGTAGCGACATAGATGTCATTAGCATGCATCTTCTGATTTTGTAAAAAGCGATAGTTCGCTTTCACATTTTGCTTTTAGCGCGCGTTTTTGCTCGGCGATGTTTTGGATATGATGCTTTAGTTTGAGGTTGCCTTTGGCAAAATTCTCTATAATGAGATCTATCATGTCACTCTTTTTCATCTCATAAGCTTCGCAAAGTAGCTCAAAAGTAGATGCGTTGTCGATGCTGATCGTAAAATCGTATCGCGTTTTTTTGATTTTTAGATTGTCATGGATTTTTATCATCTCTTGCCCTTTAACGCCAAATTTAGCATTTTTGCGCCGGCATAAGCCAAAAGCGTAATGTCTAGCGCCTCGTTTCGATCCCTGGTTTTTACCCATCGCAGTTTTAAATATCCGTTTTTGTCTTTGGTTTTTTCTATTTTTTCAGACGTAAGCTGCTTAAAAAACTCCTCTTTGTAGCTCTCGCTAAAATGGAAATAACCCGCACCCGGCTCGTCAATGCGTAGCAATCGGTAGAGCTCGCTTTTGCCTGCATACGTTCCAATCGGCATAAATTTTACGCCCCTTTGGATGATTTTTATCTTGTTTAAAAAAGCAGCTTTACCGCTTTGCTCGCTCAGGCCTTTTGTGGCGATGAAGTTTTTATTTAAACTGACTAGGCGATAAACTCGCTCGGTATTAAATCCGCTATCGATTAGAGCAAGCGAGATAACAAGACTTCTGCCGTCTTCTTTTTTAAATTTCTTACAAAGATATTTATACGTATCCGCCCAAACTTTATCCTGGTCGGTATTGCCCCAAATTTGAACGTGCTCGATACAATATGCCTCTAGTCCCCTGCCCCAGCCGATGAAGTTTATCTCAGTGCGATTATCTTGAATATCCACGCCGGCGGTTATAAATTTAACCTCAGCCGGTAGGCTTTGATCGTTATAGCTCTCAATTCTATTTAAAAATTCGTTTTCGTCAATCTTGATCGCCGGCGGCTCGAAGCTCTCGCATTTAATGGTATTGATAAAGGTTTGGAGTTTAAGGTGATTGTCTTTTGAACGATACCAATCCTTTACGACGTCCTCCATCGTGTAAAATGGGCTATAAAGCGCGTTTAGGAAAAACCCTGCGACGTCCGAGCGCGGATTGCCGGCGATCCACTCGCCGCCCTTTACTGCCTCGTTTTTTTGCTGCTCGGTCAAAAGCGCGCCGCATTCGCAGCACTGATAGCGCGCGCTCTCAAAGATCGGCGCGTCGCTCTCATCTTTATCCCACGCTAAAAACTCAAACTTCATCGTTTGAGCAAAACCGCACTCCGGGCATTTGATATAAAATTTTCGCTGATCGCTAAGCTCATATTCGCCCTCTATCGTTGAGCTACCCTTGACCGTCGGCGTCGAGCTTATAATGATTTTGCGGTCAAAAAACGTTTTTGTGCGCTTTTCGGCTAGCTCGATACTATCGCCCTCTTTGGTAGGCTCGCATCGATCGGCCTCATCCACTAGCAAAATTTTTATCGGCTTACTTGCTAGTTTGCTTGGGCTATTTGAGCCCACCAGCGCAAGGTTGCCGCCTTTAAAGTTTTTGATTAGGATCGTATCGTTTGCATCGTTTGAGGTTATGAGATCGTTTAAAACATTGCAATCTCTAAACATCGGAGCTAAACGGCGTTTTGAATAATCCTTGGCGTCCGTATCGTTTGGGAGTAAAAATAAAATAGTGCTAGGCTCTTGATGAATAAAATAACCGATAGCATTATTAATCGTTTCGCTTTTGCCGACTTGCGATCCCCAAAGCAGAACTATTTTGCGGCGCTTAGGGTTTGAGATTTCATTCATCGGCTCAACTTGATACGAAAATGCTTTAAACCTTCCGTAGTTGCTTGAGCTCTCACGACTCAGAATTCTAAACTTCTCAGCCCACTGCGTTAAATTTAACCTCGGTTTGATAAAAATCGCATTTGCGAAAATATCTATAATTTTACCCATTACGTTTTTTGATTTTATGATTTTATAAAAGTTGGTTTGTAGTCAGTGGCTCTGTTAATGTCTTTATTTTAGCATTTTTTAGATAAAAATTCAAATTAAAAGCCCCTAAAATACGGCTTTTAACAATGTTTTTATAATTTTTTTATATGAAATTATACTTTTTAAGTTTTTATCTCTTTTTTTATTTAAATTTACTAACAAAAAGCCCTTAAAAACGAAAACGAACCCCCTTAAGTTTCATTATATCTCTCAACTTTTCGCGCGTGAGCCCCCGCAGTAGAAATATTCCCCCAGAAGAACCTAAGTTTATTTGAGCTTATTTGCACCGCTATTAAGAGAGGCTTGCACGTTACGTTTTTAGTTGGATTGCACGCTAACGTTTTAAAATAAACCGCTCACGCATCGCCCACGTCGCCGTTATAGGCGTTTTTTGTATCCGTATAGTTAAGCGGACTTTAAGCAAATCAATAACCCGCGAGTTAAGCGGACTTTAAGCGAGTGTATATCGGGAATTTATCGGAAATTAAGCTACCTCGCGCGCTGCCACGTGTATAAATTTAGCCGCCTGATTTGATACACTCCACACAAAAAAGGTAATAAATGTTAATCGTCATCGATCGTTATATTTTTGAAGTAAAGCACAATATTTTAAGCATATCAAAAACCACTAGCATAAACTTTGACAAGCAAAACACCATCACAAAGCCCGTTTATACCCACCTGGGCGGATACGAGGACGAGGTCAGTTTTGAGGCCGTGATATTACTTGAGGATATGGCGGAGTTTGCCGGCTTTGAGGAGCTCGTTAAGCTCGGTAAGCCGCTTGACATTTCGACTTTTGATCTCGCCGACGATAGGAGGATCTTTATCACCAAGCTCACCCAAACCGTCGCAAATTTCGTTAAAACTCAGCTAAACGGCGTAACCTACTACACAAAAAAGCTGCAAATTTCGGGATATTTGATAGGAAGGGCAAACTAGGCGCAATGAGCTCTAATCGCAATCATCAAGTCCTTTTACGACTAGAACGCGACGTTATTAACGCCATGAATAGAACTTTAACGCGTGCAAAGAAAGAGCAACATAGCCACCTATGTAAACGCCTAAATATAGACAAAAAACTACTATCTAAAAGGCTAAAGCCGTATCGAGCAAGACTAAACGATTTAAAAATAAAAATAAAAACGTTCAACGAAAAAATATCCATTAGAGATTTGAAATACGAATCGGGTAGCAACGGTAGCGCAAGAATAATGCCGAGACACGGGATAGTCATAACACTCAAGCACTATAAAATTCAGAAAAATAAAACAAATAAAAAAGATTTTTTTATTTCGCATAAACCCTATAAAATACCGGGCTTCATCACAAAAACCGCATCAAAAGAAGGCATCGTCTCAAGCTATAAAACAAAAAACGGCGTCAAGTATAGCGCACCCAGACCTTATACCACCATAACGCACATGAACGCCGCTATAGTCGATTTTACGCAAAAGGATATAGACGTTATCCTCAATAAAGCCCAAGAAATCTTTAATCAGGAGTTATCAAAATGAAATACCTAGCCAAAGACGGCGACACGTTAGACATGATCTGTTACAAACACTACAATAGCCTAAACGATAACGTTTACTCGCAGTTTTTAAGAGCCAACGAGCATCTTTTGGGCAAAGAAAAACTATCGGGCGGCGATGTCGTAAATTTGCCTGATATAGAAGTCAAAGCCGCAGTAAAGGTTACGTATCTATGGGATTAGCGCGTTTGCTCCCGCTTCTTGGTTTAGCGTATATCAGCGTTTCGTTTTTGCCCGCGAGTTTCTTAGCCTCTTTTTCGCTTTTCACGATATAGACGTTTATCACGTTGTTGCTTCCGTATATCGCGATGTTGTCGCTTCCGATAGCTACTACTTGCGGGCTCTCTCGCATCTTTGCGCCTTTATTTCACGTATTCTGCTATCGCGTCTATCATCGCGGCATTGGCTTGCTTGACGAGATTTAGCGCGTTTATTATCTTTTCTTTTTGCGGCTCGCTCACATAGCTTTTACCCGCCA comes from the Campylobacter rectus genome and includes:
- a CDS encoding GPW/gp25 family protein, which encodes MYQISEFESIRRICKTSKLTKTLRPTFGLDRYIDKKMTLSELLALKRDLKSQILTFEPRVENLKIELTPRADNILDIRIGYTAKGEFEENEVRLSL
- a CDS encoding phage baseplate assembly protein V, whose protein sequence is MQYIGTICEVSENKSLVRVEYLGTKTKLIPYVQNANSFKRTFSPPRVGEQAIVHQLRDGGLKYAVGAIFNQGCREPEGSSQTKEITQYEDGTIISYDTSSSTLEILSPKLINIIADRITIKADVTLNGNLNVKGNIHATGTIIDDGGNTPNHSH
- a CDS encoding phage major capsid protein, which encodes MNENILKDARNFSVNLGKNAAFDDEAKTISFIALSKNNLHKRVSFWGDEYYLSVDTSRVKFNAKTLYLDHDPTFANAIGAIIDTKFENGDFKAKVKFSDEVASSKEAYAKYKAGLSDSVSVGFGNYKIKEMDKIEGVEHYQIYEGEITELSAVWQGADPNAKISKFNQPKGEKMPMNEQAAPQEGAKLAATPSAGELAKLNEQVRSSEETRANIIELAHILGREKEALAAISAGKSYAEFSKEMAELNAKSEIKTVNILSKRDNSACFSLANVIKSAVDRNVDLSREMEYRGKEIGRFALPDEFIANFADGVTSTTTAADAVNREYRGDLLIEQLKQDSKLLNFCTWLPNLSANLTIPRDTSSITADFVEEGKRRAAENLTFDSIALSPHTLNANIVITRTMLNMSAFELESFAFKKLKDAIRKKIEQTLLYGNGVVKGLFATSGVPTVTGYMTAPTLELTLAFGDKLDAAGLDTEHSKFFINGTDISKLRSTKRGNSNERMLIDVGDNDLQGYAYYKNNNLKAGDVIFGNFEDIWIGAFGSLEILPLMQEGGNVLLQAFYDIDAKLAREKSFAISKTSA
- a CDS encoding phage portal protein; this translates as MKFFNLFSKKQPKGKSGFFKPKAKVQMFRYPSIEAPEINQGELSRLVRNIEPDRANKILRHQARSISTAVSLASGFFDMIDSEVLGEQGFILDIATKNKDLNTKIQNAFWRWQENCCVYGVYDFEDYEELTLNALYRDGEAFIRLVRGETLKMELISAESIDSDYTDESKFIFYGIEKQSKFSLTPVRYFVKRDHNERIGIEAKDVIHIRKPMIAEQTRGNSKLATAIFDIHQKDKFKKAELNRARLASEMTGFYTQKDEGGIGGIAPEFDEETGELTNESAKIDLPENVETGTMRYLDAGIEPKFIDPHNPTNIEFFLKSTNQEVARSLGISYATLTGDLREVNYSSIRQGTTSERRGFKRVQNFLRRKMHNAIFKEWLKIELLMNRISPKEYGEILDHFSFKPQGWEYIDPNKEVSANAKAIECGFKTRIEVLREKGIEYDTYLDELEKEKQIVQKLQEIEKIRKGNSGRE
- a CDS encoding type II toxin-antitoxin system HicA family toxin yields the protein MSKKNKLLKELENNPTNVRFEVLEKLLRDNGFELKSIKGSHHSFSNGKLLITLPYHKPMKIFYVKAVLKATKGE
- a CDS encoding type II toxin-antitoxin system HicB family antitoxin; this encodes MKKDLDYYLNLPYKIELKKIPQSEGGGWGAFMPEFNGVAFFYGDGESKNEALDELDAAFRATLEALLESGATIPEPASEEKRVRVNVNLPKSLLEAIDKVSSNRSKFLTDAANLKLARLV
- a CDS encoding phage terminase large subunit family protein translates to MGKIIDIFANAIFIKPRLNLTQWAEKFRILSRESSSNYGRFKAFSYQVEPMNEISNPKRRKIVLLWGSQVGKSETINNAIGYFIHQEPSTILFLLPNDTDAKDYSKRRLAPMFRDCNVLNDLITSNDANDTILIKNFKGGNLALVGSNSPSKLASKPIKILLVDEADRCEPTKEGDSIELAEKRTKTFFDRKIIISSTPTVKGSSTIEGEYELSDQRKFYIKCPECGFAQTMKFEFLAWDKDESDAPIFESARYQCCECGALLTEQQKNEAVKGGEWIAGNPRSDVAGFFLNALYSPFYTMEDVVKDWYRSKDNHLKLQTFINTIKCESFEPPAIKIDENEFLNRIESYNDQSLPAEVKFITAGVDIQDNRTEINFIGWGRGLEAYCIEHVQIWGNTDQDKVWADTYKYLCKKFKKEDGRSLVISLALIDSGFNTERVYRLVSLNKNFIATKGLSEQSGKAAFLNKIKIIQRGVKFMPIGTYAGKSELYRLLRIDEPGAGYFHFSESYKEEFFKQLTSEKIEKTKDKNGYLKLRWVKTRDRNEALDITLLAYAGAKMLNLALKGKR
- a CDS encoding tail protein X; translated protein: MKYLAKDGDTLDMICYKHYNSLNDNVYSQFLRANEHLLGKEKLSGGDVVNLPDIEVKAAVKVTYLWD